The following coding sequences lie in one Arachis ipaensis cultivar K30076 chromosome B05, Araip1.1, whole genome shotgun sequence genomic window:
- the LOC107643439 gene encoding protein SHORT HYPOCOTYL IN WHITE LIGHT 1 isoform X2 — protein sequence MASSTATAPQFFNLTHSLPPSSKFLHFTNVPSSLQHPFPSGIFYKHRSHQLLICDCNSKLNNSSGGEQYELDEGLFGGYDGVDDESDEDDAESSLDLFIRFFQSMFRKFSKRAKKASRSVLPSVISPQLVGPKENMREKPFKGFFCSGWDSATCFTFHSQSTS from the exons ATGGCATCAAGTACTGCAACTGCGCCACAATTTTTCAACCTCACTCACTCTCTTCCACCTTCTTCCAAGTTTCTCCATTTCACTAATGTTCCTTCTTCTCTTCAACATCCCTTTCCTTCTGGAATCTTCTACAAGCATCGTTCACATCAATTACTAATCTGCGATTGCAATAGCAAG TTGAATAACTCGAGTGGAGGAGAACAATATGAGTTGGATGAAGGACTTTTCGGTGGGTATGATGGGGTTGATGACGAGAGTGATGAGGATGATGCAGAGAGCAGCCTCGATTTGTTTATCAGATTCTTTCAAAGCATGTTCAGGAAATTCTCTAAGCGTGCCAAGAAGGCCTCTCGCTCCGTTTTGCCATCAGTGATTTCGCCTCAGCTT gtgggaccaaaagaaaatatgagagagaaaccattCAAGG GTTTCTTTTGCAGTGGATGGGACTCTGCTACTTGCTTCACTTTCCATAGCCAAAGCACTTCTTGA
- the LOC107643439 gene encoding protein SHORT HYPOCOTYL IN WHITE LIGHT 1 isoform X1 has translation MASSTATAPQFFNLTHSLPPSSKFLHFTNVPSSLQHPFPSGIFYKHRSHQLLICDCNSKLNNSSGGEQYELDEGLFGGYDGVDDESDEDDAESSLDLFIRFFQSMFRKFSKRAKKASRSVLPSVISPQLVSFAVDGTLLLASLSIAKALLEVFCTLGGTVFAAILLLRVIWAAVSYFQSSGNSFNQGGSSFGAVA, from the exons ATGGCATCAAGTACTGCAACTGCGCCACAATTTTTCAACCTCACTCACTCTCTTCCACCTTCTTCCAAGTTTCTCCATTTCACTAATGTTCCTTCTTCTCTTCAACATCCCTTTCCTTCTGGAATCTTCTACAAGCATCGTTCACATCAATTACTAATCTGCGATTGCAATAGCAAG TTGAATAACTCGAGTGGAGGAGAACAATATGAGTTGGATGAAGGACTTTTCGGTGGGTATGATGGGGTTGATGACGAGAGTGATGAGGATGATGCAGAGAGCAGCCTCGATTTGTTTATCAGATTCTTTCAAAGCATGTTCAGGAAATTCTCTAAGCGTGCCAAGAAGGCCTCTCGCTCCGTTTTGCCATCAGTGATTTCGCCTCAGCTT GTTTCTTTTGCAGTGGATGGGACTCTGCTACTTGCTTCACTTTCCATAGCCAAAGCACTTCTTGAG GTCTTCTGCACACTTGGAGGCACTGTATTTGCTGCAATTCTGCTTCTGCGTGTGATTTGGGCAGCAGTTTCTTACTTCCAGTCAAGTGGAAATAGCTTCAATCAGGGTGGGAGTTCCTTTGGTGCTGTAGCCTAG